From the genome of Candidatus Dormiibacterota bacterium, one region includes:
- the hemW gene encoding radical SAM family heme chaperone HemW has translation MTAGVRSLYLHIPFCERKCEYCDFASVAGRRGEAAYVEALRGEIRRLAAALPGTELDTVFIGGGTPGLIEPARLRSVLDEVRSGFALTPGAEVTIEANPSSTGAERAAAWREAGCTRVSLGVQSLEPDVLTFLGRVHGPERALAAVGEVRAGGFERLSCDLIYAVPGLDDARWSATVERVLELDPGHLSCYELTVEEGTPLHRSVGRGAVRVVDADTALRQHWIAVDLAAAAGYRQYEVSNLARPGAECRHNLVYWGNHHYLAAGCGAHGHLPPEAARSLGLVDDPGDAVAVRYWHVRSPDRFTAIAGAGRLPVEGIELVGAAAHEAERVMVGLRLAAGVRLAGEGAHREASALAARGLLDWDGDTARATRRGQEVLNAVVERLVEAG, from the coding sequence GTGACCGCCGGGGTGCGCTCCCTCTACCTCCACATCCCGTTCTGCGAGCGGAAGTGCGAGTACTGCGACTTCGCCTCGGTGGCGGGCCGGCGGGGCGAGGCCGCCTACGTCGAGGCGCTCCGCGGCGAGATCCGCCGGCTCGCCGCCGCGCTCCCCGGCACCGAGCTCGACACCGTCTTCATCGGCGGCGGCACCCCCGGGCTGATCGAGCCGGCCCGGCTGCGATCGGTGCTCGACGAGGTGCGCTCCGGCTTCGCGCTCACCCCCGGCGCCGAGGTCACGATCGAGGCCAACCCCTCCAGCACCGGCGCCGAGCGCGCCGCCGCCTGGCGCGAGGCGGGCTGCACCCGGGTCTCGCTCGGGGTGCAGAGCCTGGAGCCGGACGTGCTCACCTTCCTGGGGCGGGTGCACGGCCCCGAGCGCGCCCTCGCCGCGGTGGGGGAGGTGCGCGCCGGGGGCTTCGAGCGGCTCAGCTGCGACCTCATCTACGCCGTCCCCGGCCTCGACGACGCCCGCTGGTCCGCGACCGTCGAGCGCGTCCTCGAGCTCGACCCCGGCCACCTCTCCTGCTACGAGCTCACCGTCGAGGAGGGCACCCCGCTGCACCGCTCGGTGGGGCGCGGCGCGGTGCGGGTGGTCGACGCCGACACCGCCCTGCGCCAGCACTGGATCGCCGTGGACCTCGCCGCCGCCGCCGGCTACCGGCAGTACGAGGTCAGCAACCTCGCCCGGCCGGGTGCCGAGTGCCGCCACAACCTCGTCTACTGGGGCAACCACCACTACCTCGCCGCCGGCTGCGGCGCCCACGGCCACCTGCCCCCGGAGGCGGCGCGGTCGCTCGGCCTCGTCGACGACCCCGGCGACGCGGTCGCGGTGCGCTACTGGCACGTGCGCAGCCCCGACCGCTTCACCGCCATCGCCGGCGCCGGGCGGCTTCCCGTCGAGGGCATCGAGCTGGTGGGGGCCGCCGCCCACGAGGCGGAGCGGGTGATGGTCGGCCTCCGGCTCGCCGCCGGGGTGCGCCTGGCCGGGGAGGGCGCCCACCGGGAGGCGTCGGCGCTCGCCGCCCGTGGGCTGCTGGACTGGGACGGGGACACCGCCCGGGCCACCCGTCGCGGCCAGGAGGTGCTCAACGCCGTGGTCGAGCGGCTCGTCGAGGCGGGCTGA